A DNA window from Solanum lycopersicum chromosome 3, SLM_r2.1 contains the following coding sequences:
- the LOC138347462 gene encoding uncharacterized protein — translation MVKNAELWELARKIESFVGFTEDVLADPTFVDLFTQIIELRVDAEKVQGEIGGYRQNVDNHITEILDFRATTTQKLEGLQKENENLRAELVVLCRAVAALSSTRVESSKVKIPDPKAFSGARSAKELENFIWDMEQYFTAARVPDADKLNITTMYLSGDAKLWWRTRNEDDVSAGHPRIDTWDKLIKEMRDQFLPSNASWLARDKLKRLRQTGSVREYIKEFTSVMLDIQNMSDEDKLHNFISGMQGWAQNELRRQNVKDLPGAIAAADSLVDFRTTRPSTDVPSTSKNKKKNEKKGEWRKDSRKENANDKGKAQMKDGKDRPKSNDGNSNGCWTCGGPHLAKSCPNREKVNALLAGNVNQREEDEEIVAAMANLLGLSFNHIMGINNVGEISSTSNPHGSLIHIEMKVKEQCVMAMVDTGATHTFVDVKIATKLGLKLSKSPSYIKTVNAKAQAIVGMAYSVSMSTGCWVGKHNLMVMPLGDFEIILGIDFLRKYQFVPFPHLDGVMVMSGSDAGFLKGVHPFGNIHKVAKKKDKEMLLSAMSIDKGLKKGDETILAALVEIKPDVKMEVPDCVAELLK, via the coding sequence ATGGTGAAAAACGCAGAACTATGGGAGTTGGCACGAAAAATTGAATCCTTCGTCGGGTTTACTGAAGATGTTCTGGCAGACCCTACGTTTGTGGATTTATTCACACAAATCATTGAGTTGAGAGTGGACGCTGAGAAAGTTCAGGGAGAAATTGGTGGATATCGACAAAATGTTGATAACCACATCACTGAAATCTTGGACTTTCGTGCTACAACTACACAGAAACTAGAGGGACTACAGAAGGAAAATGAGAACCTTCGTGCAGAACTCGTCGTTTTGTGTCGGGCTGTGGCTGCGTTGAGTTCGACTCGTGTTGAATCATCTAAGGTTAAGATTCCAGACCCTAAAGCCTTCAGTGGCGCAAGGAGTGCTAAAgaacttgaaaatttcatatgGGACATGGAACAGTACTTTACCGCTGCAAGGGTGCCGGACGCTGATAAGTTAAACATTACCACAATGTACTTGTCGGGTGATGCGAAACTTTGGTGGAGGACTCGTAATGAAGACGACGTAAGTGCTGGTCATCCTAGAATTGATACATGGGATAAGCTAATCAAAGAAATGCGTGATCAATTTCTTCCTAGCAATGCATCTTGGCTTGCAAGGGATAAATTAAAAAGGTTAAGGCAGACGGGTTCAGTGAGggaatatataaaagaatttaccTCTGTGATGTTAGACATACAAAATATGTCTGATGAGGATAAACTTCACAATTTCATTTCGGGCATGCAAGGCTGGGCTCAAAACGAACTACGAAGGCAGAATGTTAAAGATCTGCCTGGGGCAATTGCTGCTGCTGATTCGTTGGTAGATTTTCGGACGACTCGTCCTTCGACAGATGTCCCTTCTACTtcgaaaaataagaaaaagaatgaaaagaaagGGGAATGGAGAAAGGATAGTCGTAAAGAGAATGCAAACGATAAAGGAAAGGCACAAATGAAGGATGGGAAAGACAGACCCAAGAGTAATGATGGAAACTCTAATGGCTGTTGGACTTGTGGTGGTCCTCATTTGGCCAAATCTTGTCCAAACCGGGAAAAAGTGAATGCTTTGCTTGCTGGTAATGTgaatcaaagggaggaggatgaAGAAATCGTGGCTGCAATGGCAAACCTATTGGGATTGTCCTTCAATCACATTATGGGGATCAATAATGTTGGAGAGATCTCTAGCACTTCTAATCCTCATGGTTCCttaattcatatagaaatgaaAGTGAAGGAACAATGTGTGATGGCAATGGTTGATACAGGGGCCACACACACGTTTGTAGATGTGAAGATTGCTACAAAATTGGGGCTGAAGTTGTCTAAAAGCCCTTCCTACATCAAGACAGTCAATGCTAAGGCACAAGCCATTGTGGGCATGGCTTATAGTGTGTCTATGTCGACTGGATGTTGGGTGGGAAAACATAATTTGATGGTGATGCCGCTTGGAGACTTTGAAATTATACTTGGGATTGATTTCCTAAGAAAATACCAGTTTGTTCCGTTTCCTCACTTAGATGGAGTGATGGTAATGAGTGGAAGTGATGCTGGTTTTCTGAAGGGTGTTCATCCGTTTGGAAACATTCATAAAGTTGCGAAAAAGAAAGACAAGGAAATGTTGTTGTCTGCTATGTCaatcgacaaagggctgaagaaGGGTGATGAGACCATACTTGCTGCCTTGGTCGAAATTAAACCTGATGTGAAGATGGAAGTGCCCGATTGTGTTGCTGAATTACTTAAATAG